From Spirosoma aerolatum, one genomic window encodes:
- a CDS encoding alpha-galactosidase codes for MKNFLYPFWQNYRMLAIALAVSISSARGQVQNSPFARWNTSELILNNSIVQRTIKLPASDGHLLTTEYKPVAGEFRYFQKTNPDFQFEINDKVYSGSGDWKLVKTERLTDAKQGDGAAVTLQSNDGKLELTLNFLLYPNLPVIRKSLIVKNLTNEPVRLESVDVEKFVVTNYNATTFSWICHDYGRRRSIGPYDGNFQDALLTVHNSDWQQGIVIGNEAAGVVKHTSVFWDEPAILSGLTHKDARFPFRKYIAAGESFTTPQVFTMVYNNHKDPDEILNTAVPDFLRKHMGIRLSELEKKPTFVYNTWVPFRKNINEKLVMELAKAAADAGMKEFIIDDGWADNYGDWIIDKKKFPNGLKPVFDYIKSLGMKPGLWVSVGSASPDSKVYKAHPDWFVLDANQQPANLHEDDLNMRTACFGTPWRDYIKDVLLKLALEYGLEYLKLDFTVVTSTYRFGNKVTGCYAANHQGHKDHHESLYTNYEAVWKLFDELHAAKPNLFIDCTFETMGGLQLIDYAMLKHAEGDWLSNFYGPPDANVDLRVRNMAWWRSPAIPATALVIGNPEMQDAGWEMHIKSLAGALPIMLGDPRKLSAPDLKKYRAYANWLQGMENKHQIMSYRQDLAGFGEPKEGMWDGFQRINTDTKAGGIVGIFRHGAPETKRMVTVRQLDPTKRYQVKSMDGKLVASLSGQDLQTMGFQVTLTAMYTGELFEISAI; via the coding sequence ATGAAGAACTTTCTTTACCCATTTTGGCAAAATTACCGGATGCTGGCTATTGCATTAGCGGTGTCTATATCCAGTGCCAGGGGGCAGGTGCAAAATTCGCCCTTTGCCAGATGGAACACGTCGGAGCTTATCCTGAACAACAGTATCGTTCAGCGAACCATCAAACTGCCTGCTTCGGATGGTCATTTGCTGACGACCGAATACAAACCCGTTGCTGGCGAATTCAGGTATTTTCAAAAAACGAATCCAGATTTCCAGTTTGAGATAAACGATAAAGTATATAGCGGCTCCGGCGATTGGAAGCTGGTAAAAACGGAGAGACTTACCGACGCCAAGCAGGGCGACGGAGCAGCCGTAACACTGCAAAGCAACGACGGGAAACTAGAACTCACCCTGAATTTTTTACTTTATCCCAATCTGCCCGTTATCCGCAAAAGCTTAATTGTTAAAAACCTGACCAACGAGCCGGTTCGGCTGGAATCGGTTGATGTCGAAAAGTTTGTGGTAACCAATTACAACGCCACTACGTTTAGCTGGATTTGTCACGACTATGGCCGACGGCGGTCCATTGGTCCCTACGACGGTAACTTTCAGGATGCTCTGCTCACGGTGCATAACAGCGATTGGCAACAGGGTATTGTGATTGGTAACGAGGCTGCTGGTGTCGTTAAACACACGTCGGTTTTCTGGGATGAGCCCGCCATTCTCAGCGGATTGACGCACAAGGATGCCCGCTTCCCCTTTCGGAAATACATCGCGGCAGGTGAGTCGTTCACGACTCCGCAGGTATTCACGATGGTGTATAACAACCACAAAGATCCAGACGAAATCCTGAATACGGCTGTCCCCGATTTTTTGCGTAAACATATGGGTATCCGCCTTTCCGAATTGGAGAAGAAACCCACCTTTGTCTATAACACCTGGGTGCCTTTTCGTAAGAATATCAATGAGAAGCTAGTCATGGAATTGGCTAAAGCAGCCGCCGATGCGGGCATGAAAGAGTTTATCATCGACGATGGCTGGGCCGATAATTATGGCGACTGGATTATCGACAAAAAGAAATTTCCCAATGGCCTGAAACCCGTTTTCGACTATATCAAATCCTTGGGAATGAAGCCCGGCCTTTGGGTCAGCGTGGGCAGTGCCTCTCCGGATAGTAAAGTTTACAAAGCTCACCCGGACTGGTTCGTACTGGACGCTAATCAGCAACCGGCCAACCTGCACGAAGATGACCTGAACATGCGCACCGCCTGCTTTGGTACTCCCTGGCGGGACTACATCAAAGATGTGCTATTAAAGTTGGCGCTGGAGTACGGTCTGGAATACCTGAAACTGGATTTTACGGTGGTCACCAGTACGTACCGATTTGGGAACAAGGTGACGGGTTGCTATGCCGCCAACCATCAGGGGCACAAAGACCATCACGAATCGTTGTACACCAATTATGAAGCCGTCTGGAAACTCTTCGACGAGTTGCATGCCGCTAAGCCTAATCTGTTTATTGACTGCACATTTGAAACGATGGGTGGTCTGCAACTGATTGATTACGCCATGCTGAAACATGCTGAAGGTGACTGGCTGTCAAATTTCTACGGCCCACCTGATGCCAACGTCGATCTGCGCGTCCGGAATATGGCCTGGTGGCGTTCACCTGCCATCCCTGCTACGGCCCTGGTCATCGGAAATCCCGAAATGCAGGATGCCGGTTGGGAGATGCACATCAAATCATTAGCCGGGGCCTTACCCATCATGCTGGGAGACCCCCGAAAATTATCGGCACCTGATCTGAAAAAATACAGGGCCTATGCCAATTGGCTGCAAGGGATGGAAAACAAACACCAGATCATGAGTTACCGCCAGGATCTGGCCGGGTTCGGCGAACCGAAGGAGGGTATGTGGGACGGTTTCCAACGCATCAATACCGACACAAAAGCGGGCGGCATTGTGGGCATATTCCGGCATGGTGCGCCAGAAACAAAGCGAATGGTGACCGTGCGGCAGCTCGACCCCACCAAACGCTACCAAGTTAAATCAATGGATGGGAAACTCGTGGCTTCCCTGAGTGGACAGGACCTGCAAACGATGGGCTTTCAGGTAACTCTGACGGCTATGTATACCGGCGAACTCTTTGAAATTAGCGCGATTTGA
- a CDS encoding helix-turn-helix transcriptional regulator, with amino-acid sequence MSPLNRKSRGFAGERIIEIPKETIDKCLSMPLISSLFITRMGFYPKALYHYYQRPTGISQVILLYCTDGLGWIQLPTGRIILQAGDVLAIPTGIPHSYGADTENPWSIHWFHFSGHQCNEAVNAIMDDRAGKPQAVRVPFSEQRIELFDRIFDTFLKGYSTSNLLYANLALPFFLASFVVPENFQKEIVSVGINPTNKAILFMQNNLSKSITLDNIAQAANLSTSFCSRKFKQDTGYAPIEYFNHLRIQKACQLLHFSDLRINEVASQLGIDDPFYFSRLFKKQMGVSPAEYRKSEGIHRRG; translated from the coding sequence ATGAGCCCACTAAACCGTAAAAGTCGCGGATTTGCCGGGGAGCGGATTATTGAGATCCCCAAAGAAACCATCGATAAATGTTTGTCGATGCCGTTGATCAGTAGCCTATTCATTACCCGTATGGGTTTTTATCCTAAAGCGCTGTATCACTATTACCAACGTCCAACAGGCATTTCACAGGTCATCCTGCTGTATTGCACAGACGGGCTGGGCTGGATACAGTTGCCCACTGGCCGGATTATCCTTCAGGCTGGCGACGTATTGGCAATACCTACCGGAATACCTCATTCCTATGGTGCTGATACAGAGAATCCCTGGTCGATTCACTGGTTTCATTTCAGCGGACATCAGTGCAACGAAGCGGTAAATGCCATCATGGACGATCGGGCTGGCAAACCACAAGCCGTTCGTGTTCCTTTTTCGGAACAACGGATCGAGTTGTTTGACCGTATTTTCGATACGTTCCTGAAAGGCTATAGCACTTCGAATCTGCTGTATGCCAATCTGGCGCTTCCCTTTTTTCTGGCCTCATTTGTTGTACCTGAAAACTTCCAGAAAGAAATCGTCTCGGTCGGCATTAATCCGACGAACAAAGCTATTCTGTTCATGCAGAACAATCTATCGAAGTCGATCACACTAGACAATATTGCTCAGGCAGCTAACTTATCGACCTCCTTTTGCTCGCGTAAATTCAAACAGGATACCGGCTATGCACCTATCGAGTACTTTAACCACCTCCGCATTCAGAAAGCCTGTCAATTACTCCATTTCAGTGATCTGCGCATCAATGAAGTGGCGTCTCAACTAGGGATCGATGATCCGTTCTATTTTTCGAGGCTCTTCAAAAAACAAATGGGCGTTTCGCCCGCAGAGTACCGGAAGAGTGAAGGTATTCATCGTAGGGGGTAG
- a CDS encoding phytanoyl-CoA dioxygenase family protein, whose amino-acid sequence MTNESLTPEQIKQYHQDGYLIVRGFLNAAEVEKLYHVAIEDSAISKHAINVNDSTGKRSKLSLWYKPGDDVYGLLTRSQQLVESVDALLDNPASSVCHFHSKLMQKEPRVGGAWEWHQDYGYWYKNEFLLPDQMMSVMVAITDANQENGCLQVIKGSHKMGRVEHGFAGEQVGASQRYVDLALKTMEHVFVELTAGDVLFFHSNILHRSEANLSDKPRWSMISCYNRQSNIGYNESSSSSASITAIDVVPNDALLNWDAAGLVEEGAEFLSKEADVALK is encoded by the coding sequence ATGACAAACGAATCATTGACACCCGAACAGATTAAGCAATATCATCAGGATGGCTATCTGATTGTCAGGGGCTTTCTGAATGCCGCCGAAGTTGAAAAACTCTACCATGTCGCTATTGAGGACAGCGCCATAAGCAAACACGCCATTAATGTCAACGACAGCACGGGTAAGCGGAGCAAACTGTCGCTCTGGTACAAACCCGGCGACGATGTGTATGGACTCCTCACCCGAAGTCAGCAACTTGTGGAGTCGGTAGATGCCCTGTTGGATAATCCAGCCTCCTCAGTGTGTCATTTTCACTCCAAACTGATGCAAAAAGAGCCGCGCGTTGGCGGGGCCTGGGAGTGGCATCAGGATTACGGCTACTGGTATAAAAACGAATTTCTGCTGCCCGATCAGATGATGTCGGTCATGGTCGCCATTACGGATGCGAATCAGGAAAACGGTTGTTTGCAGGTGATCAAAGGCTCGCACAAAATGGGGCGGGTCGAGCACGGTTTTGCGGGTGAGCAGGTAGGTGCTTCGCAACGCTACGTCGACCTGGCACTGAAAACGATGGAACACGTTTTTGTGGAGTTAACAGCGGGTGATGTTCTGTTTTTTCACAGCAACATCCTCCATCGTTCCGAAGCCAATTTGTCGGATAAGCCGCGCTGGTCGATGATTTCGTGCTACAACCGGCAGTCGAACATTGGTTACAACGAATCATCGTCTTCATCGGCCAGTATCACGGCCATAGATGTGGTCCCTAATGACGCGCTGCTCAACTGGGATGCCGCTGGACTGGTTGAAGAGGGCGCCGAATTTTTGAGTAAAGAGGCTGATGTGGCATTGAAGTAA
- a CDS encoding sugar porter family MFS transporter: MAVIIQTQPNISGIDVAVNRRYVYLISAIAALGGVLFGFDLVIISGTVPFFTKYFQLDEIRTGWAVGCINLGAAFGALIGGKLSDTLGRKKLLMGCAVLFALTGVGTGWAGSFPLFVTFRMLSGGAVGAAALVCPMYVAEISPAPIRGQMVSFYQLSIVIGILLAYLSNYLLLNAGVNNWRWMFSTQSVPSLLFFVGLFFVAESPRWLIRKKRLPEAIAVLTRIGGQTYATAEAYQIRASFTQETQESVGDLFRKDLWPIVFIGIVVAVFSQAVGQNSLFSYAPDLFRQAGMAQDFAFLQSIIIGVINFIFTFIAIGTIDRIGRKKLLQYGSMLLCLDALALSAAFYWQLPGNWVLVFVLGFIAIYSATLGPVTWVALSEIFPNRIRGNAMALATLALWITNFFTTASFPVMKQYWGLPVTFGFHAIVCLAYFLFIWVRMPETKGKSLEEIEAELTRS; this comes from the coding sequence ATGGCCGTTATTATTCAGACTCAACCCAACATCAGCGGGATCGACGTTGCCGTCAACCGACGTTACGTTTACCTTATTAGTGCCATTGCAGCCTTAGGGGGCGTTTTATTCGGTTTCGATCTGGTCATCATTTCTGGCACCGTTCCATTTTTTACGAAGTACTTTCAACTGGATGAGATTCGAACGGGCTGGGCTGTGGGCTGTATCAACCTGGGTGCGGCTTTTGGCGCTTTGATAGGGGGGAAGCTGAGCGATACACTAGGCCGAAAAAAGCTCTTGATGGGCTGTGCGGTACTGTTTGCCCTGACCGGTGTAGGTACGGGCTGGGCCGGTAGCTTTCCGCTGTTCGTTACCTTTCGGATGCTCAGTGGCGGGGCCGTTGGCGCTGCGGCTTTAGTGTGTCCGATGTATGTAGCCGAGATTTCGCCCGCGCCTATACGTGGACAGATGGTGTCGTTTTACCAACTCTCTATTGTCATTGGCATCCTGTTGGCTTACCTCTCCAATTACCTGCTCCTGAATGCCGGGGTCAATAACTGGCGGTGGATGTTTTCTACGCAGTCGGTGCCGTCATTGCTGTTTTTTGTTGGCCTGTTCTTCGTTGCCGAAAGTCCGCGCTGGCTGATCCGTAAAAAGCGTTTACCCGAAGCCATTGCCGTTCTGACGCGAATCGGTGGGCAGACCTACGCTACTGCCGAAGCGTACCAGATCAGAGCCAGCTTCACCCAGGAAACCCAAGAATCGGTCGGCGATCTGTTTCGGAAAGATCTGTGGCCCATTGTCTTCATCGGTATTGTCGTTGCGGTTTTCTCCCAGGCCGTTGGGCAGAATTCCCTGTTTTCCTACGCTCCGGACTTGTTCCGACAGGCGGGTATGGCGCAGGATTTCGCCTTTTTGCAATCGATTATCATTGGCGTAATCAACTTCATTTTTACCTTCATTGCCATTGGTACGATTGACCGAATTGGCCGGAAGAAATTACTGCAATACGGGTCGATGTTGCTTTGTCTGGATGCACTGGCGTTATCGGCGGCTTTTTACTGGCAGTTGCCGGGGAACTGGGTGCTTGTGTTTGTATTGGGGTTCATCGCTATTTATTCCGCTACGTTAGGACCTGTTACCTGGGTGGCTCTCTCCGAAATTTTTCCCAATCGTATCCGGGGTAATGCCATGGCACTGGCAACGCTGGCCCTGTGGATCACCAACTTTTTCACGACGGCCTCCTTCCCCGTCATGAAGCAATACTGGGGTTTACCGGTAACCTTTGGGTTTCACGCCATAGTATGTCTCGCCTATTTTTTGTTCATTTGGGTACGCATGCCGGAAACGAAAGGAAAATCCCTGGAAGAAATAGAAGCCGAGCTAACCCGATCCTAA
- a CDS encoding ThuA domain-containing protein: MKHWLFVLVCLLMTVGWVTAQDVLIVADEIPAMEMLAKGIQQQEGLTSKIVTQTAMPATLANFRAVVVYIHKDLDSIPERAFIQYAQNGGKLICLHHSISSAKRKNKEWFSFLGIDLPKKDVTEGGYKYVGDIDMAVVNLAPKHFITSHKITYASTIAYTQEGGQKEKHVPGFVLQKTEGFLNHQLLGSRTILLGYKFTDATGKIWMQDRAAWCKPVGKGWLFYSQPGHAVSDFENSIYTQIIANAILYTP; the protein is encoded by the coding sequence ATGAAACATTGGCTTTTTGTACTCGTCTGTCTGCTGATGACAGTTGGTTGGGTAACCGCTCAGGACGTATTGATCGTTGCCGACGAAATTCCGGCTATGGAAATGCTGGCCAAGGGCATTCAACAGCAGGAAGGACTGACTTCTAAAATCGTGACCCAGACTGCCATGCCTGCAACTCTGGCTAATTTTCGGGCGGTTGTTGTCTATATCCACAAAGATCTGGACTCGATACCCGAACGAGCCTTTATTCAGTATGCTCAAAACGGGGGCAAATTGATTTGCCTGCATCATTCCATTAGTTCGGCCAAGCGGAAAAATAAAGAGTGGTTTTCGTTTCTGGGTATCGACCTGCCCAAAAAAGACGTAACGGAAGGTGGCTACAAATACGTGGGCGATATAGACATGGCCGTGGTGAACCTGGCTCCGAAACACTTCATTACGTCGCACAAGATTACGTATGCCTCCACGATTGCCTATACGCAGGAAGGCGGCCAAAAAGAGAAACACGTGCCGGGCTTTGTTTTGCAAAAAACAGAGGGCTTTCTGAACCATCAACTGCTGGGAAGCCGCACTATTTTGCTGGGGTATAAATTCACGGATGCCACCGGAAAGATATGGATGCAGGATCGGGCGGCCTGGTGTAAACCCGTTGGAAAAGGCTGGCTATTTTACAGTCAGCCGGGCCACGCGGTCAGTGATTTCGAAAATTCTATATACACGCAAATCATAGCCAATGCAATCCTGTATACCCCATAA
- a CDS encoding sugar phosphate isomerase/epimerase family protein — protein sequence MITTETTFKPIKFYAPEWGNTLPFALFCQNVKAAGYDGVEMALPLGANESREIVATLKDYDLELIGQYWQSFESDLNEHSRNYEKYLRNLIAARPVFVNCQTGKDFFTFEQNKHLFELAAQISEETGVRIIHETHRGKSLFAAHIAQDYLTRLPDLRICLDISHWCNVHESLLENQAEAVNLAISRTDHIHSRVGHPEGPQVADPRAPEWEDTLNTHLAWWDKIVETHRINGTNRIGGPVTVTTEFGPATYMPTMPYTQLPIGNQWEINVFMMNLLKQRYA from the coding sequence ATGATAACTACTGAAACAACTTTTAAGCCAATCAAATTTTACGCGCCCGAATGGGGAAATACGTTGCCTTTTGCCCTCTTTTGCCAGAACGTAAAAGCCGCGGGCTACGATGGCGTTGAAATGGCATTGCCGCTCGGTGCCAATGAGAGTCGGGAAATCGTCGCTACGTTAAAAGACTACGACCTCGAACTGATCGGTCAGTATTGGCAATCGTTCGAGAGCGATCTGAACGAACACAGTCGGAACTACGAAAAATACCTCCGTAACCTGATTGCGGCCCGGCCCGTTTTTGTCAATTGCCAGACGGGTAAGGATTTCTTCACTTTCGAGCAGAACAAACACCTTTTCGAACTGGCCGCCCAGATTTCGGAAGAAACGGGCGTTCGGATCATCCACGAAACGCACCGGGGGAAATCGCTCTTTGCCGCCCATATCGCTCAGGATTATTTGACCCGCCTGCCCGACCTGCGCATTTGCCTCGATATTTCGCACTGGTGTAACGTCCATGAATCGCTGCTCGAAAACCAGGCCGAAGCCGTGAATCTGGCTATTTCCCGCACCGACCATATTCACAGTCGGGTGGGGCACCCGGAGGGGCCGCAGGTGGCTGATCCGCGTGCGCCGGAGTGGGAGGATACGCTCAACACGCATCTGGCGTGGTGGGATAAAATTGTGGAAACGCACCGGATAAACGGCACCAACCGCATCGGCGGCCCGGTAACCGTCACCACGGAGTTCGGCCCGGCGACGTATATGCCCACAATGCCCTACACCCAATTGCCAATAGGCAATCAATGGGAGATCAATGTGTTCATGATGAATCTATTAAAACAACGATATGCCTAA